The following proteins are encoded in a genomic region of Planococcus lenghuensis:
- the thiI gene encoding tRNA uracil 4-sulfurtransferase ThiI: MKKYQILIRYGELSTKGRNRNLFIRKLQAHVGRVLNGLEDISIRAERDRMFVHTDSESAMLTAKERLPRVFGIQSFSPVIQAPLDMEGMKETAIRLVGTLDPTGKTFKTTVKRSDKSFPLETNELQREVGGAVLSRYDGLAVQMKKPDIELRIEVRKEAAYMSAEIIPGAGGLPAGSNGKAVLMLSGGIDSPVAAYQMLRRGVELELVHFFSPPFTNERAKQKVLDLAEVLTETGTPIKLHIIPFTKLQQEVHKQVPDNVTMTSTRRMMLRIADEVRAAAGATAIVTGESLGQVASQTLESMQAINAVTTTPVLRPLLTLDKLEIIEQAKAIGTYDISIRPFEDCCTIFTPASPKTKPKLEKVERYESFTDFEEMIQEAVKEREILSFPREKVKQFADLL; encoded by the coding sequence ATGAAAAAGTACCAGATCCTGATTCGATACGGAGAATTATCAACGAAGGGACGGAACCGGAATTTATTCATCCGGAAACTGCAGGCACATGTCGGACGTGTGCTGAATGGCTTGGAGGATATCAGCATCCGCGCCGAGCGCGATCGGATGTTCGTCCATACGGACAGTGAATCCGCGATGCTGACAGCGAAAGAGCGGCTGCCGCGGGTATTCGGCATCCAGTCATTCAGCCCGGTCATTCAAGCGCCATTGGATATGGAAGGCATGAAAGAAACCGCAATCCGGCTGGTCGGCACTCTCGACCCTACCGGTAAAACGTTTAAGACGACAGTGAAGCGGTCGGATAAATCGTTCCCGCTGGAGACGAATGAACTGCAGCGGGAAGTTGGCGGTGCTGTTTTAAGCCGCTATGATGGACTGGCGGTCCAGATGAAAAAACCGGATATTGAACTCCGGATTGAAGTGCGGAAAGAAGCCGCGTATATGTCAGCGGAGATTATTCCGGGAGCAGGCGGGCTGCCGGCCGGTTCAAACGGCAAAGCGGTGCTGATGCTCTCAGGCGGTATCGATAGCCCGGTGGCCGCTTATCAGATGCTTCGCCGCGGTGTGGAATTGGAACTCGTTCATTTTTTCAGCCCTCCATTCACAAACGAACGGGCAAAACAGAAAGTGCTGGATCTTGCTGAAGTACTGACGGAGACCGGTACGCCGATCAAACTGCACATCATTCCGTTTACGAAACTCCAACAGGAAGTGCATAAACAAGTGCCGGACAATGTAACCATGACATCGACCCGGCGCATGATGCTGCGGATCGCAGACGAAGTCCGGGCTGCAGCAGGTGCCACTGCAATTGTCACAGGGGAAAGCCTTGGCCAGGTTGCAAGCCAGACATTAGAGAGTATGCAAGCGATCAATGCAGTCACGACGACGCCTGTACTTCGTCCGCTACTTACGCTGGATAAGCTGGAAATCATCGAACAGGCGAAAGCAATCGGTACATACGACATCTCCATCCGGCCATTTGAAGACTGCTGTACGATCTTTACACCAGCAAGTCCGAAAACAAAGCCGAAGCTCGAAAAAGTCGAGCGCTACGAGAGCTTTACGGATTTTGAAGAAATGATCCAGGAAGCTGTGAAGGAGCGGGAAATCTTGTCGTTCCCGCGCGAGAAAGTAAAACAGTTTGCAGACTTATTATAA
- the mbcS gene encoding acyl-CoA synthetase MbcS translates to MKREELLAPSEYNLVSEFEKYAKDEGKTALIWENAEGDSQEVTYSDLMKRANRAANSFQDAGLEKGDIVLIMVPRLIEAYVCYIGALKAGLIVIPSSEMLRPKDISYRLTHSEAKAVIAYEPFIDQFSGVAEMEGVTKLVIGQAEGWTSLTDKMEQAPDVFGDVGTRSDDMAFLSYTSGTTGNPKGVVHTHGWAYAHLRTTAEHWLGINENDIVWATAGPGWAKWIWSPFLAVLGSGAIGYVFNGKFDPAVYLQKLEYRKVNVLCCTPTEYRLMAKEKNLDSYDLSSLKSAVSAGEPLNREVIDTFRSKFDLEVRDGYGQTENTLLVGTMQGMEARPGSMGKPTPGNRVEIVNEFGQPADDGEVGDIAVHVSTPALFREYYKDSERTSMQFRGEYYITGDKAVRDGDGYFWFEGRGDDIIISAGYTIGPFEVEDALVKHPSVKECAVVGSPDEIRGTIVKAFIVLVEGAEGNEQLTQELQEHVKELTAPYKYPRKIQYIDELPKTASGKIRRIELRKSEQERK, encoded by the coding sequence CTGAAACGGGAAGAATTATTAGCACCAAGCGAGTATAATTTGGTAAGCGAATTCGAGAAGTATGCAAAAGATGAGGGTAAGACGGCGCTTATTTGGGAGAATGCGGAAGGTGACTCCCAAGAAGTGACTTACAGCGACTTGATGAAGCGGGCCAATAGAGCTGCGAACAGTTTCCAGGACGCCGGTCTGGAAAAGGGAGATATTGTGCTGATTATGGTACCGCGACTGATTGAGGCATACGTTTGTTATATCGGCGCCTTGAAAGCAGGACTGATCGTCATTCCAAGTTCAGAGATGCTGCGTCCGAAAGACATTTCGTACCGGCTGACACACAGCGAAGCGAAAGCGGTTATTGCCTATGAACCTTTCATCGATCAGTTTTCAGGGGTCGCTGAAATGGAAGGGGTTACAAAGCTGGTGATCGGGCAGGCTGAGGGCTGGACATCCTTGACTGATAAGATGGAACAAGCACCGGATGTATTCGGCGATGTGGGCACGCGGAGTGATGATATGGCATTTCTGTCCTATACATCTGGCACGACGGGAAATCCGAAAGGGGTCGTGCACACGCATGGCTGGGCGTATGCACATTTGCGGACGACTGCCGAGCACTGGCTTGGGATAAATGAAAATGATATCGTCTGGGCGACAGCGGGACCCGGCTGGGCGAAATGGATTTGGAGTCCATTCCTCGCGGTTCTTGGCAGTGGCGCTATCGGATACGTTTTTAATGGCAAATTCGACCCTGCTGTTTATCTGCAGAAGCTTGAATACCGGAAAGTGAATGTCCTTTGCTGTACGCCGACCGAATACCGGCTGATGGCGAAGGAAAAGAATTTGGATTCGTATGATCTCAGTTCATTGAAGAGTGCCGTGTCAGCGGGTGAACCGCTGAACCGGGAAGTGATCGACACGTTCCGGTCGAAATTTGATCTGGAAGTGCGGGATGGCTATGGGCAGACGGAAAACACCTTGCTTGTCGGCACAATGCAGGGAATGGAAGCGCGACCGGGATCAATGGGGAAACCGACACCGGGCAACCGCGTGGAAATCGTCAACGAATTCGGGCAGCCTGCAGATGACGGGGAAGTCGGCGATATCGCTGTACATGTGAGCACGCCGGCGCTCTTTAGGGAGTATTACAAGGATTCAGAACGCACAAGCATGCAGTTCCGCGGAGAGTACTACATTACCGGCGATAAGGCTGTACGGGATGGTGACGGCTATTTCTGGTTTGAAGGCCGGGGGGATGACATCATTATTTCAGCGGGCTATACGATCGGGCCGTTTGAAGTGGAGGATGCGCTTGTAAAGCATCCGAGCGTGAAGGAATGTGCAGTTGTCGGATCACCGGACGAAATCCGGGGCACGATTGTTAAAGCCTTTATCGTACTTGTGGAAGGCGCAGAAGGGAATGAACAGCTGACCCAGGAACTGCAGGAGCACGTAAAAGAATTAACGGCTCCGTATAAGTATCCGCGGAAAATCCAGTACATCGATGAACTGCCGAAAACGGCGTCCGGGAAAATCCGCCGGATCGAGCTGCGTAAGAGCGAACAGGAACGCAAATAA
- the rarD gene encoding EamA family transporter RarD produces the protein MTEEKKGVIYATLTYMMWGILPIYWKLLDHVGSGEILTGRVFWSFWFTLLLVLLLGMGKKFASDLKGLLKSKKDFFSLLAASYLISLNWFLFIWAVTNDHLVETSLGYYINPLVSVLLGVFFLKERLMPAQRVAFVLAAIGVTILTVSYGQFPWLAFLLAFSFGFYGLIKKTIRLNALRGLALETMFVLPVAIGYYVFLFATGRAEFLNVGLETDVLIMLSGAATALPLVLFAMGAQRIPLYLIGFLQYIAPTSMLILGVFVYGESFGSTDLLSFTLIWTALVLFTLSKVMNMKVVKKEQA, from the coding sequence ATGACCGAGGAAAAAAAAGGCGTCATATATGCGACGCTGACTTATATGATGTGGGGGATACTCCCGATTTACTGGAAGCTGCTCGATCACGTAGGCAGCGGGGAAATTCTGACCGGACGGGTATTCTGGTCGTTCTGGTTCACCCTGCTGCTCGTGCTGCTGCTTGGAATGGGAAAGAAATTCGCATCAGATTTAAAAGGTCTTCTGAAATCGAAAAAAGACTTCTTTTCATTATTAGCGGCTTCGTATTTGATTTCACTGAACTGGTTTTTGTTTATATGGGCGGTTACGAACGATCACCTGGTCGAGACCAGTCTCGGCTATTACATCAATCCGCTCGTGTCGGTGCTCCTTGGCGTTTTCTTTTTGAAGGAAAGGCTCATGCCGGCGCAGAGAGTGGCATTCGTACTGGCGGCAATCGGTGTCACGATTCTGACAGTCTCATATGGGCAGTTTCCGTGGCTTGCTTTCCTGCTGGCATTCAGTTTCGGTTTCTATGGACTCATAAAAAAGACAATCCGTCTGAACGCTTTGCGCGGGCTGGCGCTGGAGACGATGTTCGTGCTGCCGGTCGCTATCGGCTATTACGTGTTCCTGTTCGCGACAGGCCGGGCTGAATTTTTGAATGTCGGTTTGGAGACCGATGTTTTGATCATGCTGTCAGGTGCTGCCACGGCGCTGCCGCTGGTGTTATTCGCAATGGGAGCGCAGCGGATTCCATTGTATTTGATCGGTTTTCTGCAGTACATCGCACCGACTTCAATGCTTATACTCGGGGTATTCGTCTACGGAGAATCATTCGGATCAACGGATTTACTATCCTTCACGCTGATTTGGACAGCGCTCGTGCTGTTCACGTTATCGAAGGTGATGAATATGAAAGTTGTCAAAAAGGAGCAGGCGTGA
- a CDS encoding NAD kinase, with protein sequence MADRKNIFIYSKNDSDTLEKKDILIETIRRYGFTPVERHEDASIIVSLGADGTFLQAVRKTGFRQDCLYAGISTTGLLNMYCDFHYHDLHTMIEAVQSSQIEVRRYPVIEVTVDENPAFYCLNEFSIRSNIIKTIVMDVAIDGSHFETFRGDGMIMATPTGSTAYNKSVNGSVVDPLLPCFQVTELASVNSNQYRTLGSSFILSGNRKLQLKLAEFGNDYPTMGMDNEALSVQHVDLVTIGLSDRVVKTVKLKDNSFWHKVRRTFL encoded by the coding sequence TTGGCAGATCGAAAGAACATTTTCATTTATTCCAAAAACGATTCTGATACGCTTGAAAAAAAGGACATATTAATCGAGACAATCCGCCGGTATGGCTTTACGCCAGTTGAACGGCATGAGGATGCATCCATCATTGTCAGTCTCGGCGCAGATGGCACGTTTCTTCAGGCAGTCCGCAAAACCGGCTTCCGGCAGGATTGTTTATACGCAGGCATCTCCACGACCGGCTTGCTGAACATGTACTGTGATTTTCATTACCACGATCTTCACACGATGATCGAAGCGGTTCAGTCATCTCAGATCGAAGTGCGGCGCTATCCGGTCATCGAAGTAACCGTGGACGAAAATCCGGCTTTCTATTGTCTGAACGAATTCAGCATCCGTTCGAACATCATTAAAACAATTGTGATGGACGTTGCGATCGACGGATCCCATTTTGAAACGTTCCGCGGTGATGGCATGATCATGGCGACACCGACCGGATCAACCGCTTATAATAAGTCAGTCAACGGTTCGGTTGTCGATCCTCTTCTGCCTTGTTTCCAGGTAACTGAGCTTGCTTCCGTCAACAGCAACCAATACCGGACACTTGGATCATCTTTCATTTTGAGCGGCAATCGGAAACTTCAGCTGAAACTGGCGGAATTCGGCAACGATTATCCGACAATGGGTATGGACAATGAAGCGCTCAGCGTGCAGCATGTCGACCTTGTGACAATCGGCTTAAGCGACCGGGTCGTAAAGACAGTAAAACTGAAAGATAATTCGTTCTGGCATAAAGTGAGACGCACATTTTTATAA
- a CDS encoding class I SAM-dependent methyltransferase has product MNSQTENVFYFLDKETGIISEREDLVYLESLQLVLENWLDGEIRLSEPAAKEDIRKAIQLAVLKGMKEHVQPHHQMTPDSLGLLISYFAELFMKKEVFTILDPAAGTGNLLLTVMNYLDGRTSGTAVEIDDLLIRIAAASAELTEQPVTFYRQDALSPLLIDPADAVIADLPIGYYPDTETASGYELKSDDDMSYAHHLFIEQAIRHTKEGGYLFLVIPQSLFESPEAPKLHAFLKNTVHIQAVMELPEIMVKNSAFAKSVLILQKQQEELRAPGEVLLARVPNLSNKTAMVRFFTEVDNWFKESKQ; this is encoded by the coding sequence ATGAATTCACAGACAGAAAACGTATTTTATTTCCTGGACAAAGAGACGGGCATCATCAGTGAGAGGGAAGATCTGGTGTATCTGGAGAGCCTTCAGCTGGTATTGGAGAATTGGCTGGACGGCGAGATCCGTCTTTCTGAGCCGGCAGCCAAGGAAGATATCCGGAAAGCGATCCAATTGGCTGTACTGAAAGGCATGAAAGAGCACGTGCAGCCGCATCATCAGATGACGCCGGATTCACTTGGGCTTCTCATCAGCTACTTCGCTGAGCTGTTCATGAAAAAAGAGGTGTTCACAATTCTGGATCCAGCGGCAGGCACCGGTAATCTGCTGCTGACAGTCATGAATTATCTGGACGGCCGCACATCCGGTACAGCGGTGGAAATCGATGACCTCCTCATCCGGATCGCAGCCGCTTCAGCGGAATTGACCGAACAGCCAGTGACATTTTACCGGCAGGATGCATTGAGCCCGCTGCTGATCGATCCGGCGGACGCGGTTATCGCAGACTTACCTATCGGATACTATCCGGACACGGAAACCGCTTCGGGGTATGAACTGAAGTCAGACGATGACATGTCTTATGCGCATCATTTGTTCATCGAGCAGGCCATCCGCCATACAAAAGAAGGCGGTTATCTGTTCCTTGTCATTCCGCAGTCGTTATTTGAATCTCCGGAAGCGCCGAAACTTCATGCATTTTTGAAAAACACGGTGCATATCCAGGCGGTCATGGAATTGCCGGAGATAATGGTGAAAAATTCCGCATTCGCCAAGAGCGTGCTGATCCTTCAGAAACAGCAGGAAGAACTTCGGGCACCGGGTGAAGTGCTGCTTGCCAGGGTGCCGAATCTGTCCAATAAAACAGCCATGGTTCGCTTTTTTACTGAAGTGGACAACTGGTTCAAAGAAAGCAAGCAGTGA
- a CDS encoding acetate kinase: MPKILAVNAGSSSLKFQLLQMPEETVISKGIVERIGFTEPVFTLEVRGEKHKLNEPVTDHQDAVRILLEQLVEKGAVEQLADIDGVGHRVVHGGERYSDSVAIGDEEVRSFEELSELAPLHNPANVTGIQAFRKTLPDVPEVAVFDTAFHQTMPESSYLYSLPYSYYKEYGIRKYGFHGTSHKFVAQRAAELMNRPLNTLRIISCHLGNGASIAAIDRGKSIDTSMGFTPLAGVTMGTRSGNLDPALIPFIMEKTGKTAEEVLDVLNKESGMLGVSGFSSDLRDIETEAAKGNERAILALDVFASRIHKYIGSYAARMNGVDAILFTAGIGENSPIIRQRVLNGLQFMGVYADEELNNIRGKETFISHPHSPVKIIVIPTNEEVMIARDVIRVAGI; this comes from the coding sequence ATGCCGAAAATACTGGCAGTTAACGCAGGCAGTTCATCTCTTAAGTTCCAGCTGCTGCAGATGCCTGAAGAAACAGTGATCTCAAAGGGGATTGTGGAGCGGATCGGATTCACAGAGCCTGTCTTTACGCTTGAAGTCAGAGGAGAAAAACATAAGCTGAACGAGCCGGTCACTGATCATCAGGATGCTGTCCGCATTTTATTGGAACAGCTTGTAGAAAAGGGAGCCGTGGAACAGCTTGCAGATATCGACGGAGTCGGCCATCGGGTTGTGCATGGCGGCGAGCGCTACAGTGATTCCGTTGCAATCGGAGATGAGGAAGTCCGCAGTTTTGAAGAGCTGTCTGAACTTGCGCCTCTTCACAACCCGGCGAATGTAACAGGAATTCAGGCCTTCCGCAAAACGCTACCGGACGTGCCGGAAGTTGCCGTTTTCGATACAGCTTTTCACCAGACGATGCCGGAAAGCTCCTATCTGTATTCCCTGCCGTATTCTTATTATAAGGAGTATGGCATCCGGAAGTACGGATTCCACGGCACCTCGCATAAGTTCGTAGCCCAGCGTGCGGCTGAATTGATGAACCGGCCGCTCAATACGCTTCGGATCATTTCTTGTCATTTAGGGAACGGGGCAAGCATTGCAGCAATCGACAGAGGGAAATCCATTGATACGTCAATGGGCTTCACACCACTTGCCGGTGTGACGATGGGGACCCGGTCCGGCAACCTCGATCCGGCCCTTATTCCGTTCATTATGGAAAAAACCGGGAAAACAGCGGAGGAAGTGCTCGATGTTCTGAATAAAGAATCGGGCATGCTCGGGGTATCCGGATTTTCAAGCGATCTCCGGGATATCGAGACGGAAGCGGCAAAAGGCAATGAACGCGCCATACTGGCCCTTGATGTATTCGCCAGCCGGATCCATAAGTATATCGGGTCGTATGCTGCACGCATGAATGGCGTGGACGCAATCTTATTTACTGCCGGAATCGGGGAGAACAGCCCGATCATCCGCCAGCGGGTGCTGAACGGACTGCAGTTCATGGGCGTCTATGCCGATGAAGAGCTGAATAACATCCGCGGAAAAGAAACGTTTATCAGCCATCCGCATTCACCGGTTAAAATCATCGTCATTCCAACGAATGAAGAAGTGATGATCGCCCGGGATGTTATCCGGGTGGCCGGAATTTAA
- a CDS encoding universal stress protein, giving the protein MTLPYKHVLVAVDGSKEAEWAFKKSVGIAKRNNATLNLVNIIDTRSFAAIEAYDRSIAERAEKFADGLLGGYKKEAEAAGVTDVNILVAYGSPKTVIPREIAPKVEADLIVCGATGLNAIERFLIGSVSEQIVRASRCDVLVVRTEEHAEVNA; this is encoded by the coding sequence ATGACATTGCCTTATAAACATGTTCTGGTTGCTGTTGACGGATCGAAAGAAGCGGAATGGGCCTTCAAGAAATCTGTCGGGATTGCTAAACGAAACAACGCGACGCTGAATCTTGTCAATATCATTGATACGCGGTCATTTGCAGCAATAGAAGCGTATGACCGTTCAATCGCCGAACGGGCTGAAAAGTTTGCGGACGGGCTTCTCGGTGGATATAAAAAAGAAGCGGAAGCCGCCGGTGTCACTGATGTAAATATTCTGGTCGCTTACGGTTCACCGAAAACAGTGATCCCACGCGAAATCGCACCGAAAGTGGAAGCGGATCTCATCGTCTGCGGCGCTACCGGTCTGAACGCGATAGAACGTTTTTTGATCGGCAGCGTGTCCGAACAGATTGTGCGCGCAAGCCGGTGTGATGTCCTTGTTGTCCGGACGGAAGAACACGCGGAAGTGAATGCATGA
- the ald gene encoding alanine dehydrogenase, which yields MQIGVPAEIKNNENRVAMTPAGVVNLTQYGHEVFIETGAGIGSGFTDDDYREAGAHIAETAEEAWAQEMVMKVKEPLPSEYVHFREGLILFTYLHLAPEPELTQALLSSKVTGIAYETVQLANGSLPLLTPMSEVAGRMSTQIGAQFLEKNHGGAGILLSGVPGVDRGKVTIVGGGVAGTNAAKIAIGMGAKVTVIDLSPERLRQLDDLFGREVQTLISNPLRIAEAVRESDLVIGAVLIPGAKAPKLVTEEMIQSMKPGAVVVDIAIDQGGIFETTDRITTHDAPTYIKHDVVHYAVANMPGAVPRTSTLGLTNVTVPYALQIANKGIMQACKDNEALKKGINTLGGYVTYKAVADDQGLGYTPADDLLQ from the coding sequence ATGCAAATTGGGGTGCCTGCGGAAATTAAAAACAATGAAAACCGGGTTGCAATGACTCCGGCCGGCGTTGTCAATCTGACGCAGTACGGCCATGAAGTCTTCATCGAGACAGGGGCTGGGATCGGATCCGGATTTACGGATGATGACTACCGGGAAGCAGGGGCACACATTGCTGAAACAGCAGAAGAAGCATGGGCGCAGGAAATGGTGATGAAAGTAAAGGAACCGCTTCCGTCGGAATATGTTCATTTTCGGGAAGGGCTTATCCTGTTCACCTACTTGCATCTAGCTCCAGAACCGGAACTGACACAGGCATTGCTGTCAAGCAAAGTAACAGGGATTGCTTATGAAACGGTTCAGTTGGCCAATGGTTCACTCCCGTTGCTGACACCGATGAGTGAAGTGGCAGGCCGCATGTCGACGCAGATCGGTGCCCAGTTCCTGGAGAAAAACCACGGAGGCGCAGGCATCCTGCTCAGCGGCGTCCCTGGCGTAGACCGCGGCAAAGTGACGATCGTTGGCGGCGGTGTCGCAGGGACGAATGCAGCGAAAATCGCCATCGGCATGGGGGCGAAAGTGACGGTCATCGATTTAAGCCCTGAACGCCTGCGCCAGTTGGATGATTTGTTCGGCCGGGAAGTACAGACGCTGATCTCCAATCCGCTGCGAATCGCTGAAGCGGTGCGGGAATCAGATCTTGTCATTGGCGCTGTCTTGATACCAGGCGCTAAAGCGCCGAAACTCGTAACAGAAGAGATGATTCAGTCGATGAAGCCGGGGGCGGTTGTGGTTGACATTGCCATTGACCAAGGCGGTATTTTTGAGACAACTGACCGCATCACGACGCATGATGCACCAACCTACATCAAACACGATGTCGTTCACTATGCAGTAGCGAATATGCCGGGTGCTGTTCCGCGCACTTCCACACTCGGTCTGACGAATGTTACTGTGCCATATGCACTGCAGATCGCGAACAAAGGGATCATGCAGGCGTGCAAAGATAACGAAGCGCTGAAAAAAGGCATTAATACGCTCGGCGGTTATGTCACTTATAAAGCGGTTGCAGATGATCAGGGGCTGGGCTATACGCCGGCGGATGATTTGCTTCAGTAA
- a CDS encoding M24 family metallopeptidase, with translation MNKTHQLQNYLQQNKISAAFITNPDNVFYITGFRSNPHERLFGVMLFADADPFVICPKMEVPDVEASGWQFGAIGHEDTEDAMDILQQAAESRQASLTALAVEKTHLTVSRQEALSGIFPDAAFHSIDDQLNAMRVIKDSREIELLAAAAELADYAIEIGCDTLKEGITELEVLSEIELALKKRGVSHMSFDTMVLFGDKTASPHGKPGNRKLRKGDFVLFDLGVIWEGYCSDITRTVAFGTPSDEQRAIYDTVLRAELASVEAAKAGITAAELDRTARQVIEDAGYGDYFTHRLGHGLGISVHEYPSLHGANDLPLTAGMAFTVEPGIYVPGVAGVRIEDDLVLTEDGVTILTQFPKDLQILGEN, from the coding sequence ATGAATAAAACCCACCAATTGCAGAACTACTTGCAGCAAAATAAAATCAGCGCTGCCTTCATCACCAATCCGGATAACGTATTCTACATAACCGGGTTCCGAAGCAACCCCCATGAACGGCTCTTCGGAGTCATGCTGTTCGCGGATGCCGACCCGTTCGTCATCTGTCCAAAAATGGAAGTGCCGGATGTAGAGGCAAGCGGCTGGCAGTTCGGAGCTATCGGCCATGAGGACACGGAGGATGCCATGGATATCCTGCAGCAGGCAGCTGAGAGCAGACAAGCCAGCCTCACTGCGCTTGCAGTGGAAAAAACCCATCTGACTGTCAGCCGGCAGGAAGCACTCAGCGGCATCTTTCCGGATGCAGCGTTTCACTCGATTGATGATCAGCTGAATGCCATGCGGGTAATCAAGGATTCCCGGGAAATCGAATTGCTTGCAGCAGCGGCTGAACTTGCAGATTACGCCATTGAAATCGGCTGTGATACGCTGAAGGAAGGAATCACTGAGCTTGAAGTGCTATCTGAAATTGAACTGGCACTCAAAAAACGCGGCGTCTCTCACATGTCGTTCGATACAATGGTGTTATTCGGCGACAAAACCGCATCACCGCACGGCAAGCCAGGGAACCGGAAGCTCCGGAAAGGCGATTTCGTGTTGTTCGATCTTGGCGTGATCTGGGAAGGTTATTGCTCGGATATCACCCGGACTGTCGCATTCGGCACGCCATCCGATGAGCAGCGCGCGATTTATGACACGGTACTCCGTGCAGAACTGGCTTCAGTGGAAGCCGCTAAAGCCGGAATCACAGCTGCCGAACTGGACCGGACGGCACGCCAGGTAATTGAAGATGCGGGCTATGGCGACTACTTTACTCACCGCCTCGGCCATGGTCTCGGGATTTCCGTGCATGAATATCCTTCCCTGCATGGCGCCAATGATCTGCCGCTTACAGCCGGCATGGCGTTCACGGTCGAGCCGGGCATCTATGTGCCCGGAGTTGCCGGTGTACGGATCGAAGATGATCTTGTACTGACAGAAGATGGGGTTACTATACTTACACAATTTCCGAAAGACCTGCAAATTCTCGGAGAAAATTAA
- a CDS encoding metal-dependent hydrolase, with protein MKVSYHGHSVVKIQTANHTILIDPFISGNGQTDLKANEEKPDAILLTHGHADHVGDTVSLARANDALVIAPVELAEYLGTKGVNAQGMNIGGSFEAEFGKVKFTQAFHSSSFTDDEQGIVYTGMPTGILFTAEGKTVYHAGDTGLFSDMKLIGDRHDIDLAFLPIGDFFTMGPEDAAYAADLLNAKTVVPVHYNTFPPIEQNPDKFKDLVKNSEVAILKAGESIDL; from the coding sequence ATGAAAGTCTCATATCACGGACATTCTGTCGTTAAAATCCAAACAGCAAATCATACCATTCTGATCGACCCGTTCATCAGCGGAAACGGTCAGACCGATCTGAAGGCGAATGAAGAAAAGCCGGATGCCATTCTGCTGACGCACGGACATGCGGATCACGTAGGCGATACCGTGTCACTTGCACGTGCAAATGATGCGCTGGTTATCGCTCCAGTGGAACTCGCTGAATATCTTGGGACAAAAGGTGTTAACGCACAAGGCATGAATATCGGAGGATCCTTTGAAGCCGAGTTCGGAAAAGTGAAATTCACACAGGCGTTCCATTCCTCATCATTCACGGATGATGAGCAAGGCATCGTTTATACGGGAATGCCGACCGGAATCCTCTTCACGGCAGAAGGAAAAACCGTATACCATGCCGGCGATACGGGGCTGTTCAGCGATATGAAGTTGATCGGTGATCGTCACGACATCGATCTCGCATTTTTGCCGATCGGTGATTTTTTCACGATGGGACCTGAAGATGCGGCGTATGCAGCAGATTTACTGAATGCCAAAACGGTGGTGCCGGTTCATTACAACACATTCCCGCCAATCGAGCAGAACCCGGACAAATTCAAAGATCTTGTAAAGAATTCGGAAGTCGCCATTCTGAAAGCCGGCGAGTCAATCGACCTTTAA